The following proteins are encoded in a genomic region of Actinomadura sp. NAK00032:
- a CDS encoding SAM-dependent methyltransferase, with protein MASDGETSGQDKLARVNTSIPHPARVYDAWLGGKDNFAADRAAAEAGLNAFPSTVKSVRANRAFLARTVEYLVAEAGIRQFLDIGTGLPSANNTHEVAQAIAPESRIVYVDNDPIVLVHAEALLKSSGAGATDYIDADLRDPATILQEASRTLDFSRPVAVMLIAVLHFVSDEADPYKLTDTLMAAVPPGSHLVVSHTAKDIFPEEMAAFERAMNENSAEKVTLRDREQVTGFFHGLDLIEPGVVEVPRWRPRSDLEASAPAALWGGMARKPA; from the coding sequence GTGGCATCGGACGGAGAGACGTCGGGCCAGGACAAGCTTGCCCGGGTCAACACGAGCATCCCTCATCCCGCCCGCGTCTATGACGCCTGGCTCGGCGGGAAGGACAACTTCGCCGCCGACCGTGCCGCCGCCGAGGCCGGGCTGAACGCTTTCCCGTCCACGGTCAAGTCCGTCCGGGCCAACCGCGCGTTCCTGGCGCGGACGGTGGAGTACCTGGTGGCCGAGGCCGGAATCCGCCAGTTCCTCGACATCGGCACGGGCCTGCCGTCGGCGAACAACACCCACGAGGTCGCCCAGGCGATCGCGCCCGAATCCCGGATCGTCTACGTCGACAACGACCCGATCGTGCTGGTCCACGCCGAGGCGCTGCTGAAGAGCAGCGGGGCGGGCGCGACCGACTACATCGACGCCGACCTGCGGGACCCCGCCACGATCCTCCAGGAGGCGTCCCGCACGCTGGACTTCAGCCGGCCGGTGGCGGTCATGCTCATCGCCGTGCTGCACTTCGTCTCCGACGAGGCGGACCCGTACAAGCTCACCGACACCCTGATGGCCGCGGTCCCGCCGGGCAGCCACCTGGTGGTGTCCCACACCGCGAAGGACATCTTCCCCGAGGAGATGGCCGCCTTCGAGCGGGCCATGAACGAGAACTCGGCGGAGAAGGTCACGCTGCGCGACCGCGAGCAGGTCACCGGGTTCTTCCACGGGCTGGACCTCATCGAGCCCGGCGTCGTCGAGGTCCCCCGCTGGCGCCCCCGCTCCGACCTGGAGGCGTCCGCCCCGGCGGCCCTCTGGGGCGGAATGGCCCGCAAGCCGGCCTGA
- a CDS encoding MerR family transcriptional regulator, which produces MSGLNSRGMRTVDVARRAGYSVQQVRNLERDGVLPPATRTATGYRVYGEVHVRSALAYRALAAGAGPVEAKRIVRAVHQGPASEALAMLDAVHARLHTERGEVRLAREAARTITSEPLGDVRASDSMSISELAAALGVRPSTLRHWDREDLVVPDRAPAGATRRYTPAQVRDARIVHQLRQAGYRITPLRALMPELRSARRLEDVAAALDARDAGIEARSRALLDGAAALGTLLPSGAV; this is translated from the coding sequence GTGTCAGGTCTCAACTCGCGCGGCATGCGCACCGTGGACGTCGCGCGGCGCGCCGGGTACTCCGTCCAGCAGGTGCGCAATCTCGAACGCGACGGCGTCCTGCCGCCGGCGACGCGCACGGCCACGGGCTACCGCGTCTACGGGGAGGTCCATGTGCGTTCCGCGCTGGCCTACCGCGCCCTCGCGGCGGGCGCGGGCCCGGTCGAGGCCAAGAGGATCGTCCGGGCCGTCCACCAGGGCCCCGCGTCGGAGGCGCTCGCCATGCTCGACGCGGTGCACGCACGCCTCCACACGGAGCGCGGGGAGGTACGGCTGGCCAGGGAGGCCGCCCGGACGATCACCAGCGAGCCGCTCGGCGACGTCCGCGCCTCGGACTCCATGAGCATCTCCGAACTCGCCGCCGCGCTCGGCGTGCGCCCCTCGACGCTGCGGCACTGGGACAGGGAGGACCTCGTCGTCCCCGACCGCGCCCCCGCCGGAGCAACGCGGCGGTACACACCGGCCCAGGTGCGGGACGCGCGGATCGTCCACCAACTGCGCCAGGCCGGCTACCGCATCACACCCCTCCGCGCCCTCATGCCGGAACTGCGGAGCGCCCGGCGGCTGGAGGACGTCGCCGCCGCGCTGGACGCCAGGGACGCCGGCATCGAGGCTCGCTCCCGAGCCCTCCTCGACGGCGCCGCCGCACTCGGCACCCTGCTCCCGAGCGGCGCCGTCTGA
- a CDS encoding phosphodiester glycosidase family protein, giving the protein MRGFVAGMIVVGLVGAGAVPAFAAPPPGPVDGAGSGERPEARARALPSSEVGPVRFTSSERTAPGVTFRTFETSGTGGRVLGDLLDVDLRSPKVSVGLLRPPVVAARRTVSEMAGAQKAVAGVNGDFFNISETHPGVPATGSSSGPAVDGGRPLKGAVPDGQRFGPGLPPGTSTEDVIGVGRDRRGHVARLHLTGTVRSGKKSIDLRGLNQYALRVGGVGAFDSRWGEVSRQRAVCGTDEVRSAPCSTNTAEVTVRRGVVTGVSDTVGAGAIPAGTTVLVGREKGADALRRLRPGDRVRVSYRFTGPVRFRFAVGGFPILRDGAPLDGLSPNGPAPRTAAGVSRDGRHLYLVVADGRSERSGGLTVAELASLLDKVGADDAVNLDGGGSSTFVARAPGAASVTVRNTPSDGTERAVANGIGVFAPNARD; this is encoded by the coding sequence TCCGGGGAGCGGCCCGAGGCGCGGGCGCGGGCGCTGCCGTCCTCCGAGGTCGGGCCGGTGCGGTTCACCTCGTCGGAGCGGACCGCGCCCGGCGTGACCTTCCGGACGTTCGAGACGTCCGGGACCGGCGGCCGCGTTCTGGGCGACCTGCTGGACGTCGACCTGCGCAGCCCGAAGGTCTCCGTCGGGCTGCTGCGTCCGCCCGTCGTCGCCGCGCGCCGGACGGTGTCGGAGATGGCGGGGGCACAGAAGGCGGTGGCCGGGGTGAACGGCGACTTCTTCAACATCAGCGAGACCCACCCCGGGGTGCCGGCGACCGGCTCGTCGTCCGGCCCGGCGGTGGACGGCGGCCGTCCGCTCAAGGGCGCGGTGCCGGACGGGCAGCGGTTCGGGCCGGGGCTGCCGCCCGGCACGTCCACCGAGGACGTCATCGGCGTCGGCCGCGACCGGCGCGGGCACGTCGCGCGGCTGCACCTGACCGGCACCGTCCGGTCGGGCAAGAAGTCCATCGACCTGCGCGGGCTCAACCAGTACGCGCTCCGCGTCGGTGGGGTGGGCGCGTTCGACTCGCGCTGGGGCGAGGTCTCGCGGCAGCGCGCCGTCTGCGGGACGGACGAGGTCCGCAGCGCCCCGTGCAGCACGAACACCGCCGAGGTGACCGTGCGGCGGGGCGTGGTGACGGGCGTGTCCGACACGGTCGGCGCGGGCGCGATCCCCGCCGGGACGACCGTGCTGGTCGGGCGGGAGAAGGGCGCCGACGCGCTGCGCCGGCTCCGGCCCGGCGACCGGGTGCGGGTGTCGTACCGGTTCACCGGCCCGGTCCGCTTCCGGTTCGCGGTCGGCGGGTTCCCGATCCTGCGGGACGGGGCGCCGCTGGACGGCCTGAGCCCGAACGGCCCGGCCCCGCGCACCGCCGCCGGGGTCAGCCGCGACGGCCGGCACCTGTACCTCGTCGTGGCGGACGGCAGGTCGGAGCGGAGCGGCGGCCTGACGGTCGCCGAACTCGCGTCCCTCCTGGACAAGGTCGGCGCCGACGACGCCGTCAACCTGGACGGCGGCGGCTCCTCGACGTTCGTCGCGCGCGCCCCCGGCGCCGCCTCGGTGACCGTCCGCAACACCCCGTCCGACGGCACGGAACGCGCCGTGGCCAACGGCATCGGCGTCTTCGCCCCGAACGCCCGCGACTGA
- a CDS encoding NYN domain-containing protein, with amino-acid sequence MVNENTARLAVLIDADNAQPGVVEGLLAEVAKYGTAHVKRAYGDWTGTNLRGWKEHLLDQSIQPIQQFAYTSGKNATDAAMVIDAMDLLYSDRFDGFCIVSSDSDFTRLAARIRESGLTVYGFGERKTPKPFVAACDKFIYIENLAYDQGSAAPTVTALKPAPPTPAAKLKQDTALVNLLRNAVEAASDEDGWAPLASVGHIITKQRPEFDSRNYGYAKLSELITATTLFVLERRSPGDGKAAIMYVRDKRHQDKKS; translated from the coding sequence ATGGTGAACGAGAACACCGCCCGGCTGGCGGTGCTCATCGACGCCGACAACGCGCAGCCCGGAGTCGTCGAGGGACTGCTGGCCGAGGTCGCCAAGTACGGGACCGCGCACGTCAAACGCGCCTACGGCGACTGGACGGGAACGAACCTGCGCGGCTGGAAGGAACACCTGCTCGACCAGTCGATCCAGCCGATCCAGCAGTTCGCCTACACCTCCGGCAAGAACGCCACGGACGCGGCGATGGTCATCGACGCGATGGACCTGCTGTACTCCGACCGCTTCGACGGGTTCTGCATCGTCTCCAGCGACAGCGACTTCACCCGGCTGGCGGCGCGGATCCGGGAGTCCGGGCTCACCGTCTACGGGTTCGGGGAACGCAAGACGCCCAAACCGTTCGTGGCGGCGTGCGACAAGTTCATCTACATCGAGAACCTCGCCTACGACCAGGGCTCGGCCGCGCCCACCGTGACGGCGCTGAAGCCCGCGCCGCCGACGCCGGCCGCCAAGCTCAAGCAGGACACCGCGCTCGTCAACCTGCTGCGCAACGCCGTCGAGGCGGCCTCCGACGAGGACGGATGGGCCCCGCTGGCGTCCGTCGGCCACATCATCACCAAGCAGCGCCCCGAGTTCGACTCCCGCAACTACGGCTACGCCAAGCTGAGCGAGCTGATCACCGCGACGACGCTGTTCGTCCTGGAGCGCCGCAGCCCCGGCGACGGCAAGGCGGCCATCATGTACGTCCGCGACAAACGCCACCAGGACAAGAAGTCCTGA
- a CDS encoding DUF6194 family protein: MTTDEIIEFMAGLDGVLASRPGPGDGSPEISWADTFFYYSPDGVVPANTQPFATLVTKDYPGDDTSRLDRPGAFRVNVSAGKEAFIRWTGHAPREPAGAEVDAGAADTVIAHPVYGTAGWLAVVNPGPRTEAAVRELLDAAYRLARARHERRAGSNEG; this comes from the coding sequence ATGACGACGGACGAGATCATCGAATTCATGGCGGGCCTCGACGGCGTCCTGGCCTCCAGGCCGGGGCCGGGCGACGGGTCGCCGGAGATCAGCTGGGCCGACACGTTCTTCTACTACTCGCCCGACGGCGTCGTCCCGGCGAACACCCAGCCCTTCGCGACGCTCGTGACCAAGGACTATCCGGGCGACGACACATCGCGCCTGGACCGGCCGGGCGCCTTCCGCGTGAACGTCTCCGCCGGGAAGGAGGCGTTCATCCGGTGGACCGGCCACGCGCCGCGCGAGCCGGCCGGCGCGGAGGTCGACGCCGGCGCCGCCGACACCGTCATCGCCCATCCCGTCTACGGCACCGCCGGCTGGCTGGCGGTGGTGAACCCGGGCCCGCGCACTGAAGCCGCCGTCCGCGAACTGCTGGACGCGGCCTACCGTCTCGCACGTGCGCGCCATGAGCGGCGCGCTGGCTCGAACGAGGGCTGA
- a CDS encoding phosphotransferase family protein — protein MTPAPGGTSPVSGGMTPAPGAAGLTASWLSDALETKVTAVRTEPVGTGQVSDSLRLHLTYAGETPLPPTMVAKVPAADPSSRAAARAIRTYEVEASFYAELAGDLDAGIPACYFSAYAAEEDEYTVLLADLAPAQPGDQLAGVAPEDAAAAISEMAAFHAAGWDDPGLAALPWLNRHDADATAFTAAMVTDLYTGFKDRYAADLGHDVITLIEDFMPSLPAYLTAREGPLTLSHGDFRADNLLFGGARTAVLDWQTCAYGPGLADLSYFLGSSLPTEARRAHEKALVKRYCDTLTSRGVTLTWDDCWTAYRHHTFHGIVMAIGASMLVERTPRGDEMFRTMTTRHAHHARDLDSLSLLA, from the coding sequence GTGACCCCCGCCCCCGGCGGCACGAGCCCGGTCTCCGGCGGCATGACCCCCGCCCCCGGCGCCGCGGGCCTGACGGCGTCCTGGCTGTCGGACGCCCTCGAAACGAAGGTGACCGCCGTCCGGACCGAACCGGTGGGCACCGGCCAGGTCTCCGACAGCCTCCGCCTGCACCTCACCTACGCGGGCGAGACGCCCCTGCCGCCCACCATGGTCGCCAAGGTCCCGGCCGCCGACCCGTCGAGCCGCGCCGCCGCCCGCGCCATCCGCACCTACGAGGTCGAGGCGAGCTTCTACGCCGAACTCGCGGGCGATCTCGACGCGGGCATCCCCGCCTGCTACTTCTCGGCCTACGCCGCCGAGGAGGACGAGTACACCGTCCTCCTGGCGGACCTCGCCCCCGCGCAGCCCGGCGACCAGCTCGCGGGCGTCGCCCCCGAGGACGCCGCCGCCGCGATCAGCGAGATGGCCGCCTTCCACGCCGCGGGCTGGGACGATCCCGGCCTGGCCGCCCTGCCCTGGCTGAACCGCCACGACGCCGACGCCACCGCCTTCACCGCCGCGATGGTCACCGACCTCTACACCGGCTTCAAGGACCGCTACGCCGCCGACCTGGGCCACGACGTCATCACCCTGATCGAAGACTTCATGCCCTCGCTGCCGGCCTACCTGACCGCCCGCGAGGGGCCGCTGACCCTGTCCCACGGCGACTTCCGCGCCGACAACCTGCTGTTCGGCGGAGCCCGTACCGCCGTCCTGGACTGGCAGACCTGCGCCTACGGCCCCGGCCTCGCCGACCTCTCCTACTTCCTGGGCTCCAGCCTCCCCACCGAGGCCCGCCGCGCCCACGAGAAGGCCCTGGTCAAGCGCTACTGCGACACGCTGACATCGCGAGGCGTCACCCTGACCTGGGACGACTGCTGGACCGCCTACCGCCACCACACCTTCCACGGCATCGTCATGGCGATCGGCGCCTCGATGCTCGTGGAACGCACCCCGCGCGGCGACGAGATGTTCCGCACCATGACCACCCGCCACGCCCACCACGCCCGCGACCTGGACTCCCTGTCGCTCCTCGCATGA
- a CDS encoding SEC-C domain-containing protein gives MGDSKERARRIAEKLAAEAVKYPDERAEILLEAAGQWAMAGEPDRALRIYDDVIARDGGEDAQFATAERISLLTELGRTAEADEELARLGRARVHPGPAELVAEMLEEQGRLEEALTWFNIACRDIVADGGEAELFVRPGLRGRSRVRRALGLPADALDQRAEDRRSDLAGLMERAAQPAPPGAGSFFVRSDVDRAFAEGLVHGTVPADAPSYFRDVERGWRASCDEAGASKLRVLPTRVDDLLEYAEARGRDPKDEQTRADHLMDRIGEGARTLAWPPERNAPCWCGSGRKYKKCCGSPGGR, from the coding sequence GTGGGTGATTCCAAGGAACGGGCACGGCGCATCGCCGAGAAGCTCGCAGCCGAGGCCGTGAAGTATCCCGACGAGCGCGCGGAGATCCTGCTGGAGGCCGCCGGGCAGTGGGCCATGGCCGGCGAGCCCGACCGGGCACTGCGCATCTACGACGATGTCATCGCCAGGGACGGGGGCGAGGACGCGCAGTTCGCCACCGCGGAGCGGATCTCGCTGCTCACCGAACTCGGCCGGACCGCGGAGGCGGACGAGGAGCTGGCCCGGCTCGGCCGGGCACGCGTCCACCCGGGCCCGGCCGAGCTGGTCGCGGAGATGCTGGAGGAGCAGGGCCGCCTGGAGGAGGCTCTGACCTGGTTCAACATCGCCTGCCGCGACATCGTGGCGGACGGCGGCGAGGCGGAGCTCTTCGTCCGGCCCGGGCTGCGCGGACGGTCACGCGTCCGCCGGGCGCTCGGCCTCCCGGCCGACGCGCTCGACCAGCGCGCCGAGGACCGGCGGAGCGACCTGGCCGGGCTCATGGAACGGGCCGCGCAGCCGGCGCCGCCCGGCGCGGGCTCGTTCTTCGTCCGCTCGGACGTCGACCGAGCCTTCGCCGAGGGTCTGGTCCACGGCACGGTTCCGGCCGACGCCCCGTCCTACTTCCGCGATGTCGAACGGGGCTGGCGCGCCTCCTGCGACGAGGCCGGCGCGTCCAAGCTCCGCGTCCTCCCCACGCGGGTGGACGACCTGCTGGAGTACGCCGAGGCCCGGGGCCGCGACCCGAAGGACGAGCAGACCCGCGCCGACCACCTCATGGACCGCATCGGCGAGGGCGCCCGGACCCTCGCCTGGCCTCCGGAACGCAACGCGCCCTGCTGGTGCGGCTCGGGCCGCAAGTACAAGAAGTGCTGCGGCTCCCCCGGCGGCCGGTGA